From a region of the Helicobacter hepaticus ATCC 51449 genome:
- a CDS encoding autotransporter outer membrane beta-barrel domain-containing protein encodes MQNTNIVQYKTFFIVFLLSMAFFSLKAQNYTRNLPSSIILQNGESRSDILTSVCGNQYCAFGLMSNNAGSYDFSYSTHNGSSKLSLVANTPTNPYNHRHSVFYMRHLNVGENSTLSINDFHTFALSGGLTLNNNAALEIILQKGEKIPASEFAPSSKVHFSRNANFYLGNGSTLNISNTDFVIISSKGIINNNAQMILDSSTIRFQNTLHNKGTIELTGDVYNIGQSQTITNLGTSHFINYGNVKVNGNFYNGGTPRADSVQGSWWQNDAPSPGGGNLINYGGTIHITGNLINAQGVELGKTQNSSVQIYGGTIKVDGGMNNGANNTLILGWYNGKMGQIDGNVTNRGIAKVDITGATLNTDHRIAGGWHTGRLNANRDVLLNGSKSEFLNARISHYQNSTTITLNKNTQAINAFMNTLPIQSKTILTALENSLYNPNTIGQQSIYAYGNKNYLTKLGNNINESAESMLLYASPLNIWAIVQNSIMPLKAQVTPPPRKSVLNIAPLSSIASRGSLKSPLNGVNISAQIPYKTHFLSAFAAYGNTNATHTLTHLQTHFDTNSFLVGLYDRISLPYIEVSLLAYYGASFNKAKRHLLLNNSAFQTRYSYHELGLSAQIAHLLRFEKLWIKPFIGINYAFGLQSAFKENLVSDTTSAMLTAPMWLSHLPQLSLGTQGQYYLKKQHFLFGGAQIQYALTNSSFSAHFGSSVLNFNPQNSLGLTLHFGGSMPIAKEFSLSAYTFYSRSHLAFQSYSGTINLSYYF; translated from the coding sequence CAATAATGCTGGAAGCTATGACTTCAGCTATTCTACCCATAATGGTTCTTCGAAGCTTTCTCTCGTTGCAAATACTCCTACAAATCCTTATAACCATAGGCATTCTGTATTTTATATGAGACATCTTAATGTAGGAGAAAATTCAACATTAAGTATAAATGATTTTCATACATTTGCCCTCTCTGGTGGGCTTACACTTAATAATAATGCTGCTCTTGAGATTATTTTGCAAAAAGGAGAAAAAATACCTGCGAGTGAATTTGCCCCTTCATCAAAAGTGCATTTTTCACGCAATGCAAATTTTTATCTTGGCAATGGCTCAACACTTAATATAAGCAATACTGATTTTGTCATAATAAGCTCTAAAGGCATTATAAATAATAATGCACAAATGATTTTAGATTCTAGCACAATAAGATTCCAAAATACTCTCCACAATAAGGGCACAATAGAACTTACAGGAGATGTATATAACATAGGACAAAGCCAAACAATCACAAATCTTGGCACTTCGCATTTTATTAATTATGGCAATGTCAAAGTGAATGGGAATTTTTATAATGGTGGCACTCCGCGTGCTGATTCAGTGCAAGGAAGCTGGTGGCAAAATGATGCACCAAGCCCGGGTGGAGGGAATCTTATAAACTATGGTGGAACAATTCATATTACGGGTAACCTTATTAATGCGCAAGGCGTTGAACTTGGAAAAACACAAAATTCAAGTGTGCAAATTTATGGTGGCACAATCAAAGTTGATGGAGGAATGAACAACGGAGCTAATAATACACTTATTTTAGGTTGGTATAATGGGAAAATGGGGCAGATTGATGGAAATGTAACCAATCGTGGTATAGCTAAAGTTGATATTACAGGAGCAACGCTTAATACAGATCATAGAATCGCTGGTGGTTGGCATACTGGCAGGCTTAATGCAAATCGAGATGTCTTACTAAATGGGAGCAAAAGTGAATTTTTAAACGCGAGAATTAGTCATTACCAAAATAGCACAACAATCACACTTAATAAAAACACTCAAGCCATTAACGCTTTTATGAACACTCTTCCTATACAATCAAAAACTATTCTTACCGCGCTTGAAAATAGTCTTTACAATCCTAATACAATAGGACAACAAAGTATTTATGCTTATGGCAATAAAAATTACCTTACAAAACTAGGAAATAATATTAATGAAAGCGCAGAATCTATGCTCCTTTATGCCTCTCCTTTAAATATATGGGCTATAGTTCAAAATAGTATTATGCCGCTTAAAGCTCAAGTAACGCCCCCTCCGCGCAAATCTGTTTTAAACATAGCTCCTTTAAGCTCTATTGCTTCACGTGGCTCACTTAAATCCCCTCTTAATGGTGTAAATATTAGTGCCCAAATTCCTTATAAGACACATTTTCTTAGCGCTTTTGCTGCTTATGGAAATACAAACGCTACCCATACACTTACCCACTTGCAAACTCATTTTGACACAAACTCTTTTCTTGTAGGTTTATATGATAGAATCTCCCTACCATATATAGAAGTTTCACTCCTTGCATACTATGGTGCTAGTTTTAACAAAGCTAAACGACATCTTTTATTAAACAACAGTGCTTTTCAAACACGCTATTCTTATCACGAGCTTGGTTTATCAGCCCAAATCGCTCATCTATTGCGCTTTGAAAAACTATGGATAAAGCCATTTATAGGGATTAACTATGCTTTTGGCTTACAAAGTGCCTTCAAAGAAAATCTTGTTTCAGATACCACCTCCGCTATGCTTACAGCTCCTATGTGGCTTTCTCATTTGCCACAACTCTCACTTGGCACACAAGGGCAATACTACTTAAAAAAGCAACACTTTCTCTTTGGAGGAGCGCAGATTCAATATGCACTCACAAATTCCTCTTTTTCCGCTCATTTTGGCTCTTCAGTTCTTAACTTTAACCCTCAAAATTCACTTGGGCTTACACTTCATTTTGGTGGCTCTATGCCTATAGCTAAAGAATTCTCTCTTAGTGCTTATACATTTTATTCACGCTCACACTTGGCATTTCAAAGTTATTCAGGCACAATCAATCTCTCATATTATTTCTAG
- a CDS encoding bifunctional indole-3-glycerol phosphate synthase/phosphoribosylanthranilate isomerase, translating into MVEVLAKITTQRSQDITLKGFDFGYEIPKQRIHPLIKPHLDSVFFIAEIKRSSPSAGTIKEIPSVTKLAGDYLNGGVGAISVLCEEHYFGGSLLDLMSVKSAYPNACILRKDFIQYPQEVDVSYRAGADMVLLIVAMFINEDGGFSHFKMIYEECLKVGITPLIEVHTQAEIDFIAPLQAPLIGINSRSLHTFEINIPAACALKNALSHSKIIFESGIDSPYSAFIIGSLDFDGLLCGSYLVSHKNPTTALQSLKHAFTLGKTQKPRFYRQIFESLSAHSPQSKPLLKICGITNLDDALMVGQEKIDMLGFILVKHSPRYIESKQIKDIAKALQKLYPHILRIAVINDDKQALNEAKSLYQQGYIDAIQLHALNPLTPDIFAKSDLKEALFCFYPVQNIAHIEDFTPYYEGIFCLVDSKSAQGGGSGQSINKDVLRSLQERYLCIAGGINPHNIADFLALKPTLLDINSGIEKEVGKKDIHKLRALLDNLKNAIKSTKEQK; encoded by the coding sequence ATGGTAGAAGTTTTAGCCAAAATCACAACTCAACGCTCACAAGATATTACCCTTAAAGGCTTTGATTTTGGCTATGAGATTCCAAAGCAAAGAATCCACCCTTTAATCAAACCTCATTTAGATTCTGTCTTTTTTATTGCCGAAATAAAACGCTCTTCACCATCAGCTGGAACTATTAAGGAGATACCCTCTGTTACAAAACTTGCTGGGGATTATCTTAATGGCGGTGTTGGAGCAATTTCGGTGCTTTGTGAGGAACACTATTTTGGAGGAAGCTTACTTGATTTAATGTCCGTAAAATCTGCTTATCCTAATGCCTGTATCCTGCGCAAAGACTTTATTCAATATCCTCAAGAGGTTGATGTTAGTTATCGTGCTGGAGCAGATATGGTGCTGCTAATTGTAGCGATGTTTATCAATGAAGATGGGGGATTTTCTCATTTTAAAATGATTTATGAGGAATGTTTAAAAGTTGGAATTACACCACTTATTGAAGTGCATACTCAAGCTGAAATTGACTTTATTGCACCACTTCAAGCACCACTTATAGGCATTAATTCGCGCAGTCTTCACACCTTTGAGATTAATATTCCTGCAGCCTGTGCGCTTAAAAATGCACTTTCTCATAGTAAAATCATCTTTGAATCCGGTATAGATTCTCCTTACTCTGCTTTTATAATAGGCTCTTTAGACTTTGATGGACTACTTTGCGGAAGTTATCTTGTCTCACATAAAAATCCAACTACTGCTTTGCAATCTCTCAAACACGCTTTCACACTTGGCAAAACACAAAAACCTCGCTTTTATCGCCAAATATTTGAATCCCTAAGTGCGCACTCCCCACAATCTAAACCTCTACTTAAAATATGTGGCATTACAAATCTTGATGATGCACTTATGGTAGGGCAAGAAAAAATAGATATGCTCGGTTTTATTCTTGTTAAACACAGCCCACGATACATAGAATCTAAGCAGATTAAAGACATTGCTAAAGCCTTGCAAAAACTCTATCCACATATTTTACGCATAGCCGTAATAAATGATGATAAACAAGCACTCAATGAGGCAAAATCTCTTTATCAGCAAGGCTACATTGATGCAATTCAACTTCACGCATTGAATCCCCTCACACCTGATATATTTGCTAAGAGCGACCTTAAAGAGGCACTTTTTTGTTTTTATCCTGTGCAAAATATTGCTCACATAGAGGATTTTACACCATATTATGAGGGTATATTTTGTCTTGTAGATTCCAAAAGTGCGCAAGGGGGTGGTTCTGGGCAAAGTATCAATAAAGATGTTTTGCGCTCGTTACAGGAGAGATACTTGTGTATCGCAGGAGGAATCAATCCACACAATATTGCAGATTTTTTAGCTCTTAAGCCCACTTTGCTTGATATTAATTCTGGTATAGAAAAAGAAGTAGGAAAAAAAGATATTCACAAACTCCGTGCTTTACTTGACAATCTAAAAAATGCAATAAAATCCACAAAGGAGCAAAAATGA
- a CDS encoding CapA family protein, whose product MKKILVTLIFSLWSICVFATAKELNLIMAGDALLHSTVYKDAKQEDGSYDFSSMLTALKPVVEKYDLAFYNQETILGGVKLGLSTYPNFNSPQEFGDNMLSLGFNLISLANNHTLDRGERAVRSSLAYWEEKPVLTAGSYNSFLERNTPKIEQKNGIKYALLAYTYGTNGIPLPKGKEYLVNVYTKAMLEKDIKAIRSQVDFLMVSMHWGIEYDFTPSKEQRDLAKFLADLGVDLIIGTHPHVVQPAEWIGNTLVYYSLGNLISGQRGTNKRIGMLGSVHITKIQDGKVKLSNPRAELIYTYYNPHFKDFKLMWFDELNNTILPNYKEIYKQYTHIITQGKQDIQLGL is encoded by the coding sequence ATGAAAAAAATACTTGTAACCTTAATTTTTAGCCTATGGAGCATTTGTGTTTTTGCAACTGCTAAAGAGCTTAATCTCATTATGGCGGGCGATGCCCTGCTTCATTCCACTGTATATAAAGATGCCAAACAAGAAGATGGAAGTTATGATTTTAGTTCTATGCTCACCGCATTAAAGCCTGTGGTAGAAAAATATGATTTGGCATTTTATAATCAAGAGACGATTCTAGGGGGTGTAAAGCTTGGTTTAAGCACTTACCCAAACTTTAACTCACCTCAAGAATTTGGCGATAATATGCTTTCTCTAGGTTTTAATCTCATCTCTCTTGCTAATAACCATACACTTGATAGGGGAGAAAGGGCTGTGCGTTCTTCTTTAGCTTATTGGGAGGAAAAACCTGTCCTTACTGCTGGAAGTTATAACTCATTTTTAGAACGCAATACACCAAAGATTGAGCAAAAAAATGGTATTAAATATGCACTTTTGGCTTATACTTATGGCACGAATGGCATTCCTCTACCAAAGGGCAAGGAATATCTAGTAAATGTATATACAAAGGCTATGCTTGAAAAAGATATAAAAGCTATTCGCTCGCAAGTAGATTTTCTTATGGTATCAATGCACTGGGGTATTGAATACGATTTTACTCCCTCTAAAGAACAACGTGATTTGGCAAAGTTTCTAGCAGATTTGGGTGTGGATTTGATAATCGGCACACACCCACACGTAGTGCAGCCTGCAGAATGGATAGGTAATACTTTAGTATATTATTCACTTGGCAACCTTATCTCTGGGCAAAGAGGTACAAATAAACGTATTGGTATGCTAGGAAGCGTGCATATCACAAAGATTCAAGATGGTAAAGTTAAACTTTCAAATCCACGTGCAGAGCTTATCTACACTTACTATAATCCACATTTTAAAGATTTTAAACTAATGTGGTTTGACGAACTCAACAACACAATTTTACCTAATTATAAAGAAATCTATAAACAATATACCCATATTATCACGCAAGGCAAACAAGATATTCAACTTGGTTTATAA
- a CDS encoding hemerythrin family protein, with amino-acid sequence MLPEWSDDFSVHHQIIDEQHQKLFALAHRAYNIANNNKSLASDVKNILIEFFDYMKTHFKDEEEYMKAIGFPQLEEHKKIHRQIVNDMAGMVKNVHSVDVLKEMIATIAKDWLLTHILQEDMCYEKYREEQQNATCEVKYYYYTCACPGKEHKLTESMHLFIKNSSHPTNCQECHQPIQFKEQR; translated from the coding sequence ATGTTGCCAGAATGGAGTGATGATTTTAGCGTTCATCATCAGATTATTGATGAACAGCACCAGAAGCTTTTTGCTCTTGCTCATAGAGCGTATAATATTGCGAATAATAATAAAAGTTTAGCAAGTGATGTGAAAAATATTCTTATTGAGTTTTTTGATTATATGAAAACGCATTTTAAAGATGAAGAGGAATATATGAAGGCAATCGGTTTCCCTCAATTAGAAGAACATAAAAAAATACATCGTCAAATTGTCAATGATATGGCGGGTATGGTAAAAAATGTGCATTCAGTGGATGTACTTAAAGAAATGATTGCTACAATCGCAAAAGATTGGCTTTTAACGCATATTTTACAAGAAGATATGTGCTATGAAAAATATCGTGAAGAACAACAAAATGCAACTTGTGAGGTGAAATATTATTATTACACTTGTGCGTGTCCAGGTAAAGAGCATAAACTCACAGAATCTATGCACCTTTTTATCAAAAATTCCTCTCACCCTACTAATTGTCAAGAATGTCATCAACCTATTCAGTTTAAAGAGCAACGTTAG